The following coding sequences are from one Seonamhaeicola sp. ML3 window:
- a CDS encoding RNA polymerase sigma factor, whose translation MSKNNYSIDAELVIDYQSGNDLALAQLVKRWHKIFCNKAYWIVKDKQVAKDIAQDTWKTIIEKISGLKDPKTFASWSLRIVCNKSFDWVKSQNKTKDRLKTYAHGEETENNDLEDEREALRKDVLSAITKLPINQQMVIRLFYSESYSLKQISNALDVSEGTVKSRLYHAREKLKDILKHRTYEK comes from the coding sequence ATGAGCAAAAACAATTACAGCATTGATGCAGAATTGGTAATAGATTATCAGTCTGGAAATGATTTGGCATTGGCACAATTGGTTAAAAGGTGGCACAAAATCTTTTGTAACAAGGCGTACTGGATTGTGAAGGACAAGCAAGTGGCTAAAGATATTGCACAAGATACATGGAAGACCATAATTGAAAAGATATCTGGATTAAAAGACCCAAAGACATTTGCAAGCTGGTCTTTGAGAATTGTTTGTAACAAGTCTTTTGATTGGGTTAAAAGCCAAAATAAAACTAAAGACCGATTAAAAACGTATGCACATGGTGAGGAAACCGAAAATAATGATTTAGAGGATGAAAGGGAGGCACTTAGAAAAGATGTGTTAAGCGCCATAACAAAACTGCCCATAAACCAACAAATGGTAATTAGGTTGTTTTATTCAGAATCATATTCGCTGAAGCAAATAAGTAATGCACTCGATGTTTCCGAAGGAACGGTTAAGTCGAGGTTATATCATGCCAGAGAAAAATTAAAGGACATTTTAAAACATAGAACATATGAAAAATAA
- the rlmD gene encoding 23S rRNA (uracil(1939)-C(5))-methyltransferase RlmD — translation MPRRERNKFVKRGEIIELLIEDYAFGGKGIGRIRNEHGEFIVFVPNTIPGQTVKTQIKKSSKKYAEGKLLDVISRSEDETETPYQDIPGAPYIYLPIEKQHNYKLNSTIELFKRIGKVTDIESVFDEFVGSPNTFHYRNKMEYGFSAIGYDRNEKTDIDAFTLGFKKRGTWWCAENLDKDSGLFDADVENQLKKIRSYCEQTGLAPWHAPRKEGFFRYFIVRKSYKTNKLLFNLVTTSYDLPKFDLNAFANYLVELFGDRVAGFLHTINDEIGDRTIATTGSIKLIYGDDKIVEELLGLNFEISIKSFFQTNPKCAEKLYSKVVDYALENKEAVDNTVVLDLFCGTGTIGQIIASKANNTKIVGVDIVASAIKDAKENAKRNRIEGLEFYAADVGKFLTEHPQYKNKIRTIILDPARAGIAPKTLKKIINLNSERLVYVSCNPATQARDVEQLMLAGYSIKKMSLVDQFPHTAHIETVVLMEK, via the coding sequence ATGCCAAGAAGAGAAAGAAACAAGTTTGTAAAGCGCGGAGAAATTATAGAATTGCTTATAGAAGATTATGCCTTTGGTGGTAAAGGTATAGGTAGAATAAGGAACGAACATGGCGAATTTATTGTCTTTGTACCCAATACTATTCCGGGGCAAACCGTTAAAACCCAAATAAAAAAATCGAGCAAGAAATATGCTGAAGGTAAACTTTTAGATGTCATTTCTAGATCGGAAGATGAAACCGAAACCCCTTATCAAGATATTCCGGGAGCACCGTATATTTACTTGCCCATAGAAAAACAGCACAATTATAAACTCAACAGTACAATAGAGCTTTTTAAGCGTATAGGAAAAGTAACGGATATTGAATCTGTTTTCGATGAGTTTGTAGGTTCTCCAAATACATTCCATTACAGAAACAAAATGGAATATGGTTTTTCGGCTATTGGTTATGACCGTAACGAAAAAACAGATATTGATGCTTTTACACTTGGTTTTAAAAAACGAGGCACCTGGTGGTGTGCCGAAAATCTTGATAAGGATAGCGGCCTCTTCGATGCCGATGTAGAAAACCAACTCAAAAAAATAAGGAGTTACTGTGAGCAAACTGGTTTAGCGCCTTGGCACGCCCCTAGAAAAGAAGGGTTCTTCCGTTATTTTATTGTTAGGAAGTCTTATAAAACCAACAAACTGCTTTTCAACTTGGTGACTACATCTTACGATTTACCTAAATTCGACCTAAATGCCTTTGCCAATTATTTAGTAGAATTATTTGGCGATAGAGTTGCTGGTTTTTTACACACCATTAACGATGAAATTGGAGATAGAACCATTGCTACGACAGGAAGTATTAAATTAATCTACGGAGATGATAAGATTGTAGAAGAGTTACTGGGCTTAAATTTTGAAATAAGTATAAAGAGCTTCTTTCAAACCAACCCTAAATGTGCAGAAAAGCTGTATTCTAAGGTTGTAGATTATGCTTTAGAAAACAAGGAAGCCGTTGATAACACAGTAGTTTTAGACCTTTTCTGTGGTACCGGCACTATAGGGCAAATTATAGCCTCTAAAGCCAACAACACAAAAATTGTAGGTGTAGATATTGTAGCCTCTGCAATAAAAGATGCTAAAGAAAATGCCAAAAGAAACCGCATAGAAGGTCTTGAATTTTATGCAGCCGATGTTGGTAAGTTCTTAACCGAACATCCTCAGTATAAAAACAAAATAAGAACTATTATTTTAGACCCTGCCAGAGCTGGAATTGCACCAAAAACACTCAAAAAAATCATAAACTTAAATTCAGAACGTTTGGTTTATGTATCTTGTAACCCTGCAACACAAGCCAGAGATGTAGAACAGTTAATGTTGGCAGGATATAGCATAAAAAAAATGAGTTTGGTTGATCAGTTTCCGCATACCGCCCACATTGAAACCGTGGTATTAATGGAGAAATAG
- a CDS encoding four helix bundle protein — protein sequence MKVYSFENLKVWKESIELVKCIYNMTNNFAPEEKFGLVSQLRRASVSISSNLAEGTSRKSNKDKAHFTTIAFSSSMEVLNQIIISKELGYISEKDYILVRSKIEKITNMLNALRKAQLNA from the coding sequence ATGAAGGTTTATTCGTTTGAAAACTTAAAAGTCTGGAAAGAATCAATAGAACTTGTGAAGTGTATTTATAATATGACCAATAATTTCGCTCCTGAAGAAAAATTTGGATTAGTAAGTCAGTTAAGAAGAGCATCTGTTTCAATATCTTCAAATTTAGCTGAGGGAACTTCGAGAAAGTCAAATAAAGATAAAGCTCATTTCACTACAATTGCTTTTAGTTCATCCATGGAAGTTTTAAACCAAATAATAATTTCCAAAGAACTGGGTTATATTTCTGAAAAGGATTATATATTAGTCCGTAGTAAAATTGAAAAAATAACTAATATGCTGAACGCTTTAAGAAAAGCTCAATTAAACGCATAA
- a CDS encoding DUF6452 family protein, whose translation MKYIRLVFIPIFALLIGISISCERDDICPESTPTTSRLVIDLFDFNNQENKKNAFNLIVADLDNRVLNDYFLTTSNNLLLPLNTNENTTTFRLIKDAKVDDDGFITEGNEDILVINYTRKEVYVSRACGYKTIFENVGVVVQDDGDKWILGNPINLTENEPIEDENEAHFNLFH comes from the coding sequence ATGAAATATATAAGACTAGTTTTCATTCCAATTTTTGCCCTATTGATTGGAATTTCAATAAGTTGCGAAAGAGACGATATTTGTCCGGAAAGCACCCCGACCACTTCCAGATTGGTCATAGACCTATTTGATTTCAATAATCAAGAAAATAAAAAAAATGCTTTCAACTTAATAGTAGCAGACTTAGATAACAGAGTACTAAACGATTATTTTCTAACTACAAGCAATAATCTTCTGCTACCACTTAACACCAATGAAAACACGACTACTTTTAGATTGATTAAAGATGCCAAAGTTGATGATGATGGCTTTATTACAGAAGGAAACGAAGATATTTTAGTTATTAATTACACCCGAAAGGAAGTTTATGTTTCCAGAGCCTGTGGTTATAAGACTATTTTTGAAAATGTTGGCGTTGTTGTTCAAGACGATGGCGATAAATGGATTTTAGGAAACCCAATTAACTTAACCGAAAACGAACCTATTGAAGATGAAAACGAAGCACATTTTAATCTTTTTCATTAA
- a CDS encoding DUF6048 family protein, with protein sequence MKTKHILIFFINIFLFTTVAFSQNDSLVNVADSLKIKQKYGLRISGDIGKLTRSFLDDDYTGFEIAADFRLKEDFYIAGEIGFEEKNTINDYLDITSSGSYLKAGVDINMYDNWLDMDNLIFAGFRVGASTFSHDLNSFSVYNTNQFWAPQYSSDVAQEFSSLTAFWAELILGMKVELFNNLYLGLNVQLKFLASETSPDNFENVYIPGFGRTYDSGRIGTGYSYTLGYRIPLYKKNK encoded by the coding sequence ATGAAAACGAAGCACATTTTAATCTTTTTCATTAATATTTTTCTATTCACTACTGTCGCTTTTTCACAAAACGACAGTCTAGTTAATGTTGCCGATTCACTTAAGATAAAGCAAAAATACGGGCTAAGGATTTCTGGTGATATTGGCAAACTAACCCGTTCGTTTTTAGACGATGACTATACCGGTTTTGAAATAGCTGCAGATTTTAGACTCAAGGAAGATTTTTATATCGCCGGTGAAATAGGATTTGAAGAAAAAAACACAATAAACGACTATTTAGACATTACCAGTTCGGGATCTTATCTAAAAGCAGGTGTTGATATTAATATGTACGACAACTGGTTGGATATGGACAACCTTATTTTTGCTGGTTTTAGAGTGGGCGCCAGTACTTTTAGTCACGACCTAAACAGCTTTTCTGTTTATAATACCAATCAGTTTTGGGCCCCTCAGTACAGTTCAGACGTTGCACAAGAATTTAGTTCGCTTACTGCTTTTTGGGCAGAATTAATATTAGGTATGAAGGTTGAACTTTTTAATAATCTATACTTGGGGCTTAATGTACAACTCAAATTTTTAGCCTCTGAAACTAGCCCAGATAATTTTGAAAATGTATATATCCCTGGCTTTGGAAGAACTTACGATAGCGGTCGCATAGGTACCGGATATAGCTACACTTTAGGTTATAGAATTCCGCTTTACAAAAAAAATAAGTAA
- a CDS encoding acyltransferase family protein: MKTTLSKTERIHSLDSLRAIMMLLGLVIHSVITYGTFDYKVWQIQDPNTTHLSNDYILGLIHAFRMQIFFVVAGFFGAMLFFERTPIKMIKNRLERILYPFLVFVVLLWPTILFAFSYTSKVFRGNSNAMGDTLSLFSNLEVFVPKSTYHLWFLYYLVLITFFSVVLGFIFQKLPRVSLQISNGFSWIIKKPMFRILALASISAFVYSIMGTYSVNTSVSFVPDFNTFIYYFTFYSIGWLLYQSKHLLHVFKKHDWVNIILGIGLFSVYFFMRKSLNKESLIIIKSIMVWFFIFGITGVFIRYASNHSARMRYISDSSYWVYLLHVTLTAFIPSFIVDWPVPSTVKMLFVLVTSGILCFVTYHYFVRATFIGRFLNGRRYSRKISDIKPTTPIATKVVLKN, encoded by the coding sequence ATGAAAACTACGCTTAGTAAAACCGAGCGAATTCATTCTTTAGACTCGCTACGTGCCATCATGATGCTTTTGGGTTTGGTTATTCATTCTGTTATTACTTATGGCACCTTTGATTATAAAGTTTGGCAAATTCAAGACCCAAATACCACCCATTTATCTAACGACTATATACTTGGATTAATTCATGCCTTTAGAATGCAAATATTTTTTGTAGTCGCAGGTTTTTTTGGTGCTATGTTATTCTTTGAACGCACACCTATAAAAATGATAAAAAATCGTCTTGAAAGGATTTTATATCCCTTTTTGGTTTTTGTAGTTTTACTTTGGCCTACCATTTTATTTGCTTTTAGTTATACCAGTAAAGTTTTTAGAGGTAATAGCAATGCCATGGGCGATACTTTGTCCTTATTTTCCAACTTAGAGGTGTTTGTACCCAAAAGCACATACCACTTATGGTTTTTGTATTATTTGGTACTAATTACGTTTTTTTCTGTTGTTCTGGGATTTATTTTCCAAAAGCTACCTAGAGTTTCACTTCAAATTTCAAACGGATTTAGTTGGATTATTAAAAAACCAATGTTTCGTATTTTAGCTTTGGCTAGCATATCTGCCTTTGTGTATTCTATAATGGGCACCTATTCTGTAAATACTTCGGTCTCATTTGTTCCAGACTTTAATACTTTTATCTATTATTTCACTTTTTATAGCATTGGCTGGTTATTATACCAATCTAAACATCTTTTACATGTATTTAAGAAACACGATTGGGTTAATATTATTTTAGGCATAGGTTTATTTTCAGTGTATTTTTTTATGCGTAAATCGCTTAATAAAGAAAGTTTAATCATCATAAAATCAATAATGGTTTGGTTCTTTATTTTTGGTATTACGGGGGTATTTATTCGCTATGCCAGTAATCATTCTGCAAGAATGCGCTATATTTCAGATTCATCATATTGGGTGTATTTATTACATGTTACACTAACAGCATTTATTCCAAGTTTTATTGTTGATTGGCCCGTTCCATCAACTGTTAAAATGTTGTTTGTGTTAGTTACTTCTGGAATCTTATGTTTTGTCACATATCATTATTTTGTTAGAGCTACTTTTATTGGCAGGTTCTTAAATGGCAGGCGTTATTCAAGAAAAATTTCTGATATTAAACCAACAACACCCATTGCAACTAAAGTTGTTTTAAAAAACTAA
- a CDS encoding DUF3500 domain-containing protein, translating to MKNLTIIIGLITCVLFQSFGFYNSNNVVKFLETLNSEQLEKVMFPFEDNSRESWHFLPNTSHPREGISLKELNKEQKDLFFKMLGYFLSETGYNKTKKIISLESVLAELGGDPDYRNPEAYFIAIYGNPKKDNLWAWSFEGHHVALNFTVVNGIITASPRFFGANPAIVKSGSRKGERTLHREEKLAYILVNALTEKQREQAIIANVAYKDILTYNHSKVKPLKPEGILASTLNNSQKTQLKAIIFEYLSALPDDLAHIREAQIHKEEFNDLRFAWAGSTKKGEPHYYRIQGKTFLIELDNTQTNANHIHCVWRDFDGDFGRDLIMEHYKKSKHHN from the coding sequence ATGAAAAATCTAACCATTATAATTGGCCTAATCACCTGCGTTCTATTTCAATCTTTTGGTTTCTACAATAGCAACAACGTTGTAAAGTTTTTAGAGACTTTAAATTCTGAACAGTTAGAAAAAGTAATGTTTCCTTTTGAGGATAACTCCAGAGAATCATGGCATTTTTTACCAAACACCTCCCATCCTCGTGAGGGCATTTCACTAAAAGAACTCAACAAAGAACAGAAAGACCTTTTCTTTAAAATGCTTGGCTATTTTTTAAGTGAAACTGGTTACAACAAAACCAAAAAGATAATCAGCCTTGAAAGTGTTTTGGCTGAGTTAGGTGGTGATCCGGATTACAGAAATCCCGAGGCCTATTTTATAGCCATTTATGGCAACCCAAAAAAGGACAATCTTTGGGCTTGGTCTTTCGAGGGACACCATGTGGCTTTAAACTTTACTGTTGTTAATGGTATTATTACCGCGTCACCTCGCTTTTTTGGGGCTAATCCTGCCATTGTTAAAAGTGGTAGCAGAAAAGGAGAGCGTACTTTGCACAGAGAGGAAAAACTGGCCTACATACTTGTTAACGCCTTAACCGAGAAACAACGAGAACAAGCTATTATTGCTAACGTTGCCTATAAAGATATTTTAACTTATAACCACTCGAAAGTAAAGCCCTTAAAACCCGAAGGTATTCTGGCAAGCACCCTCAATAATAGCCAAAAGACCCAATTAAAGGCTATTATATTTGAATATTTGAGCGCTCTACCAGACGATTTAGCGCACATAAGAGAGGCCCAAATACATAAAGAAGAATTTAATGACTTACGCTTTGCTTGGGCGGGAAGTACCAAAAAAGGCGAACCACACTACTACAGGATTCAGGGAAAAACATTTTTAATTGAACTCGATAATACGCAAACCAATGCCAACCACATACATTGTGTATGGCGCGATTTTGATGGCGATTTTGGTAGGGATTTGATTATGGAACACTACAAAAAATCTAAACACCATAATTAA
- a CDS encoding DUF6161 domain-containing protein, giving the protein MTTTEIRKIITKSENAEWFNTIEVSIEYPKINFSKRFKGVSSLHRFLTEQVKGWEKYGNSIPNELSNSKRHFTNLKSRIENFVDTRQNDHQSNLVSYWRNEQTQLQSYNQNSPFFTYDSPQTEFLIDVHNKFPSSFQGAYLFTIGQHRTNNRDELIGAILAYEFELKDHTEITQRRDKEKASISRLRNDFEKHIVKSENELTEHLTNANKEYENYTDKIDELKNNKETAFDEWYSKIQNKFSAFDSDSKKKISDLEKTYEELLRLKKPAEYWKTRASTLKSEGWKAIYWLIGLVIFACVTLYLLLWLTPEGMLLSFVKGNTQAIKWSIIYITFISFLAFGIRALNKVAFSSFHLARDAEEREQLTYVYLALIKDKAVDEKDKNLIIQSLFSRADTGLLKDDSGPTMPNDFTGKILGR; this is encoded by the coding sequence ATGACAACTACAGAGATTAGAAAAATAATTACCAAATCAGAAAACGCCGAATGGTTCAATACAATTGAGGTATCAATTGAATACCCGAAAATTAATTTTTCTAAACGTTTTAAAGGAGTAAGTTCTTTACACAGATTTCTAACTGAACAAGTCAAAGGTTGGGAAAAATATGGTAATAGTATCCCGAACGAGTTGTCAAATTCAAAAAGACATTTTACAAATCTAAAATCTCGAATAGAAAATTTTGTCGACACAAGACAAAATGACCATCAAAGTAATTTAGTTAGTTATTGGAGAAATGAACAAACTCAATTACAAAGCTATAATCAAAACAGTCCATTTTTTACTTATGATTCGCCACAAACGGAATTCCTAATTGATGTTCATAATAAATTCCCTTCTTCTTTTCAAGGAGCTTATCTTTTTACCATTGGTCAACATAGAACAAACAATAGGGACGAACTAATTGGAGCTATTCTTGCCTATGAATTTGAATTAAAAGACCACACAGAAATTACTCAAAGAAGGGATAAAGAAAAGGCATCAATCAGTAGATTAAGAAATGATTTTGAAAAACATATTGTCAAATCGGAAAATGAACTCACCGAGCATCTAACAAATGCCAATAAAGAATATGAAAATTATACTGATAAAATAGATGAACTTAAAAACAACAAAGAGACAGCATTTGACGAATGGTATAGTAAAATTCAAAATAAATTTTCAGCATTTGATTCTGATTCGAAAAAGAAAATTAGCGACCTTGAGAAAACCTATGAAGAATTATTAAGACTTAAAAAACCAGCTGAGTATTGGAAAACTAGGGCTTCAACTCTAAAAAGTGAAGGTTGGAAAGCAATTTATTGGCTAATTGGCTTGGTGATATTTGCTTGTGTAACTCTATACTTATTACTTTGGTTAACCCCTGAAGGAATGTTGTTGAGTTTTGTAAAAGGGAATACACAAGCTATAAAATGGTCGATTATTTATATTACGTTTATTTCTTTTCTAGCTTTTGGGATTAGAGCATTAAATAAAGTTGCTTTTAGTTCATTCCACTTAGCTCGAGATGCAGAAGAAAGAGAACAACTAACTTATGTTTATTTGGCTTTAATTAAAGATAAAGCAGTAGATGAAAAGGATAAGAATTTAATTATACAATCATTATTTAGTAGAGCTGATACTGGTTTACTAAAAGATGATTCAGGACCAACAATGCCGAATGATTTTACAGGAAAAATATTAGGAAGATAA
- a CDS encoding class I SAM-dependent RNA methyltransferase, whose amino-acid sequence MDENFKMVAKTLFGFEDLLANELTQLGAQEVKKGVRNVSFIGDKGFMYKSNLGLRTAIKILKPIHTFKVNNEQDLYNNIYKMPWEDYLKPSGSLAVDATIHSHLFKHSLFIALKTKDAIVDRFRDITGQRPNVDLKFPDLKINVHIDRNNCTVSLDSSGDSLHKRGYKTATNIAPINEVLAAGMIMLSGWDGQSDFMDPMCGSGTMLIEAAMIACNIPPNLMRKEFAFERWQDWDVDLFEKIEESLLKKTRDFHHKIIGYDKAPSAVYKAKDNVKNAQLDDFISVKHEDFFKTQKGGSNKLHMVFNPPYGERLNIDMQAFYKSIGDTLKQNYPGTDAWFITSNLDALKHVGLRPSRKIQLFNAKLESRLVKYVMYEGSKKGKYMK is encoded by the coding sequence ATGGATGAAAATTTCAAAATGGTCGCCAAAACTTTGTTTGGTTTTGAAGACTTGTTAGCAAATGAACTTACGCAACTAGGTGCCCAAGAGGTTAAGAAGGGTGTTAGAAACGTAAGTTTTATAGGGGATAAGGGTTTTATGTACAAGTCTAATCTAGGTTTACGAACCGCGATAAAAATATTAAAACCTATTCATACATTCAAGGTAAACAATGAACAGGATTTGTATAATAACATATACAAAATGCCTTGGGAAGATTACCTAAAGCCTTCAGGTTCTTTGGCTGTTGATGCGACCATCCATTCGCATTTATTTAAGCATTCTTTGTTTATTGCACTTAAGACCAAAGATGCCATCGTTGATAGATTTCGCGATATTACCGGTCAGCGACCTAATGTAGATTTAAAATTCCCTGATCTTAAAATTAATGTACATATAGACCGAAACAACTGTACTGTTTCTCTGGATTCTTCTGGAGACTCCCTACATAAGCGTGGCTATAAAACAGCAACTAATATTGCACCAATAAACGAGGTTCTTGCTGCTGGGATGATTATGTTGTCGGGTTGGGATGGCCAGTCGGATTTTATGGATCCCATGTGCGGTTCGGGAACGATGCTCATTGAGGCGGCTATGATAGCTTGTAATATTCCTCCAAATTTAATGCGCAAAGAGTTTGCTTTTGAACGTTGGCAAGATTGGGATGTCGATTTATTCGAGAAAATTGAAGAATCGTTATTAAAAAAAACAAGAGATTTCCATCATAAAATTATTGGTTACGATAAAGCACCCAGTGCGGTTTACAAGGCTAAAGACAATGTAAAGAATGCCCAGTTAGACGATTTTATTTCTGTAAAGCATGAGGACTTCTTCAAGACCCAAAAAGGAGGTAGTAATAAGTTACACATGGTGTTTAACCCGCCGTATGGAGAGCGTTTAAATATAGACATGCAGGCGTTTTATAAGAGTATAGGAGATACGCTTAAACAAAACTACCCTGGAACCGATGCTTGGTTTATCACCTCAAATCTAGATGCTTTAAAACATGTTGGTTTGCGCCCTTCTAGAAAAATACAGCTGTTTAATGCTAAATTAGAATCTCGCTTGGTAAAATACGTAATGTACGAAGGCAGTAAGAAAGGGAAGTATATGAAGTAA
- a CDS encoding CoF synthetase encodes MKYIIHLLEHLRRFSFWTQDFIKGQKTRKHYREILNLNEDFTNPSNIKIRENHLDNILGHAVSTTSFYSDYNNYKSLSDFPVINKNIIRENQKAMASQKFMNRKNKIVSTSGSTGANLSVAHNRDKSLRNTADTIYFSEKAGFKIGHKLIFLRHWDDELRKSRLKNFILNIQEEEIFGFTGNRISELLIQAEKDTSNKGLIAYASGLELICKHLDNFNGKLPTIKFKSIIAISEHLNDYTKNALNKYFNVQAVSRYSNTENGIIAQQNIEGDLSFNINWASYYVEILDIHKNIPARNMEMGRIVITDLFNFATPLIRYDTGDVGCMDYSVTPPVLKKIEGRKGDIIFNTKGEIVTHFIVTNLSLYSNVKQGQLIQTDKTVYTLKLNVNPNFNKEGEILNLFKGFLGEDASINIKYVDEIPVLSSGKRRLTINEYTV; translated from the coding sequence TTGAAATATATTATTCATTTATTAGAACACCTTAGGCGATTCTCTTTTTGGACCCAAGACTTTATAAAAGGTCAAAAAACACGAAAACACTACAGAGAGATTCTTAATTTGAATGAAGACTTTACAAACCCTTCAAATATAAAGATTAGAGAAAATCATCTAGACAACATTCTGGGACATGCCGTAAGCACTACAAGTTTCTACAGCGATTACAATAATTATAAATCTTTAAGTGACTTTCCAGTAATCAACAAAAATATTATTCGGGAAAACCAAAAAGCTATGGCTTCCCAGAAATTCATGAACAGGAAAAATAAAATTGTAAGTACCAGTGGTTCTACTGGTGCCAATCTTTCGGTTGCGCACAACAGAGATAAATCTCTTAGAAATACCGCAGATACCATTTACTTTTCTGAAAAGGCAGGTTTTAAAATTGGTCATAAACTCATTTTTTTAAGACATTGGGATGACGAACTGAGAAAATCAAGACTAAAAAACTTTATTCTAAATATACAGGAGGAAGAAATTTTTGGGTTTACGGGAAATCGCATTTCAGAACTATTGATTCAAGCGGAAAAAGACACATCAAACAAAGGTTTGATAGCTTATGCCTCCGGATTAGAACTTATATGTAAACATTTAGACAACTTCAATGGTAAACTACCCACAATTAAATTTAAATCTATAATTGCTATTTCAGAACACTTGAACGACTATACAAAAAATGCTTTGAACAAATATTTTAACGTACAGGCTGTCTCCAGATATTCGAATACAGAAAATGGCATTATTGCGCAACAAAATATTGAAGGTGACCTTAGTTTTAATATTAATTGGGCAAGTTATTATGTTGAAATTTTAGATATACACAAGAACATTCCTGCAAGAAACATGGAAATGGGCAGGATTGTAATAACCGATTTATTTAATTTCGCAACCCCTTTAATTCGCTACGATACCGGAGATGTGGGTTGTATGGACTATAGTGTAACCCCTCCTGTTCTAAAAAAAATAGAAGGTAGGAAAGGAGATATTATATTCAATACAAAAGGAGAAATAGTTACACACTTTATTGTAACCAACCTATCTCTTTATAGCAATGTAAAACAAGGACAATTAATTCAAACAGATAAAACGGTCTATACACTCAAACTAAACGTTAATCCTAATTTCAATAAAGAAGGTGAAATATTAAATCTCTTTAAGGGTTTCTTAGGTGAAGATGCCTCAATAAACATTAAGTATGTAGATGAAATCCCAGTACTATCCTCTGGAAAGAGAAGATTAACCATAAATGAGTATACGGTTTAG
- a CDS encoding bifunctional 2-polyprenyl-6-hydroxyphenol methylase/3-demethylubiquinol 3-O-methyltransferase UbiG — protein sequence MTTNTTSWYASWFDTPYYHILYKDRNDTEAHAFMDTLTNYLNIPENGTILDLACGRGRHARFLNKIGYDVTGVDLSENSIAFAKQFENHRLKFDVHDMSKPYNKQFDAVFNLFTSFGYFDNDEDNLNTIKAIKANLKTFGFGVIDFMNTDFIIDNLVPEEVKVVDDITFNLKRYVEDGHIIKDINFIADDRLYNYQERVRAFTLEDFEDFFKKADVYLLDIFGDYKLRKFSKKSSERLIMIFK from the coding sequence ATGACAACAAATACAACCTCTTGGTATGCGTCATGGTTCGATACACCATACTATCACATACTCTATAAAGACCGAAACGACACTGAGGCTCATGCCTTTATGGATACCCTAACAAATTATCTAAATATTCCAGAAAACGGTACTATTTTAGATTTAGCCTGCGGACGAGGAAGACATGCTCGGTTTTTAAACAAAATTGGGTATGATGTAACCGGTGTTGATCTTAGTGAAAATAGTATAGCCTTTGCAAAACAGTTTGAAAATCACCGCCTAAAGTTCGATGTCCATGATATGAGCAAACCCTACAACAAACAATTTGATGCTGTTTTTAACCTGTTCACAAGTTTTGGTTACTTTGATAATGATGAAGACAACCTTAATACAATCAAGGCTATAAAAGCTAATTTGAAAACATTTGGATTTGGAGTTATCGATTTTATGAATACCGACTTTATTATAGATAATCTTGTTCCGGAAGAAGTGAAAGTTGTAGATGATATTACTTTTAATCTAAAACGCTATGTAGAAGATGGTCATATTATTAAGGATATAAATTTTATTGCAGATGACCGCTTATACAATTATCAAGAACGTGTTAGAGCCTTTACTTTAGAAGACTTCGAGGATTTCTTTAAAAAAGCCGATGTATATTTACTTGATATTTTTGGAGATTATAAATTGCGAAAGTTTAGCAAAAAATCCTCAGAACGACTCATAATGATTTTTAAATAA